The Nitrospira sp. sequence TTCAAACCGCTGCCGCAGTTCCAGCCGGAAATCTTTGCGCGTCTCAGACCGACGGATGTCGGCAAGCGCAAGGCGTTCGACAAGGGCTTGTCGCAGATGGCGCAAGAGGGCACGGTCCAAATCATGCGCAGTCTCCATGATGAAGCGTTGATCGCGGCGGTCGGCCGGTTACAGTTCGATGTGCTTCAATATCGACTACGCTATGAGTATCGGGTTGAAACCGTGTTGGACGCTCTGCCGTTTACGTGCAGCGCCTGGCTGGATGGAGACCTTGCGACCTTCAAGCCACCGTCAGCCTCGATGGTGGTGAAGGACCAGCGTGACCGTGTCGTCGTCTTATTCGGCGATCAGCTCATGAAAACCATCGCGCGCGATCGAAACCCCGATCATACCCTCCGCGACATGGGCTAGCTTCCAACCGGTCGGTACGATGCGCGTCGAGGCTGGTCGATAGACCAGGTGCTGCTTTGCCTTCCGCTTATGTCCAGCAAAACATCTTTTGGCTTTTCCCACTGATGAGATGGTTCGAATCGAGAGGCGCCGCATGGCCGACAACCATGAATGGAGGGGGTGGGCGCTGGATTGACACCACATAATGTCAGCAGTAGCCTAACGGCCCATTCCTTCTTGGGAGGTCCCATGACCCCGTACAGGAGATCGCGTGTCTCAATGCGCCGCGCATCCTGCCTGTGGCCACGGGTAGTGAGAGTCTCAGGGGAACTGCTGCTCGCAACCGTGCTCATCGGAGTTTTTGCCGAACGATCTCTTTCTGCCGACAGTTTTCTCGATACAGAATGCCTCCATAAAGCCCCAGCCGGCATCGCACTCACAGGGCATATCGCCAAAGCCAAGTCGGGCAATGTGCAGTCGATGTTCTGTGCGGGAGCGATCAAGTTATATGTGTCGAGGGAACATCGCAACGCGATTCCCTGGTTGGAACAGGCTGCCAATGCCGGTCACATGCGGGCACCGCTTGTGCTGGGAATGCTTTATGAGCAAGGGACCGGCGTAAGGGAAGATGCGGCGACTGCGGCCAAGTGGTATCAGAAGGGAGTCGATAACGGCAATGCTGCCGCGGCGAGGCGTCTGGCCAATCTGTACCATCTCGGTACGGGCGTTCCACATGATGAGGCGAAATCGAACGAGCTCTTGAAGAAGGCGGTCGAGATGGGTGACAAGGCAGCTCCTGCCTTTATTCAGAAGCGCGAGCAGGATCGCAACGACATAAGACCCGGTATGACGCTCAAGGCGGAAGCCTATCGTTTGTACAAACAGAAGCAGTTCGAGAAGGCGGCCAAGTTTTATCGCCAATGCGCGGACATGGGAAACGACGATTGTCAATTGGCCATAGGACAACTGTACGAGTTTGGAGATGGTGTTCCCAAAGACGAGCGCCAAGCCGCAGCCTGGTATCGCAAGTCCGCCGATCAAGGTAACCCTATCGGGCA is a genomic window containing:
- a CDS encoding sel1 repeat family protein, which produces MRRASCLWPRVVRVSGELLLATVLIGVFAERSLSADSFLDTECLHKAPAGIALTGHIAKAKSGNVQSMFCAGAIKLYVSREHRNAIPWLEQAANAGHMRAPLVLGMLYEQGTGVREDAATAAKWYQKGVDNGNAAAARRLANLYHLGTGVPHDEAKSNELLKKAVEMGDKAAPAFIQKREQDRNDIRPGMTLKAEAYRLYKQKQFEKAAKFYRQCADMGNDDCQLAIGQLYEFGDGVPKDERQAAAWYRKSADQGNPIGQKTLGLLYELGKGVPEDWAEAFRLYFKGAEKFKDSAFSVGRMYEFGMSVPQNRAIAIEWFKKSDKLGHPKGAYWAKWLRDYSNCIGFRDQQERNAIGGLRCPADPVRAVFHNSGERTAYIRRMAKEFDRIEAEQAMAQAALSSQTTDTGCTMAGGRWTPDRQATFGGSCN